The following proteins are co-located in the Amycolatopsis tolypomycina genome:
- a CDS encoding GAF domain-containing sensor histidine kinase, whose translation MDPTLAARALSAATEITSTALSGDDPGAVLDTVVARAAELADADLGLAMVSTEDGQVVVEAAHYATGEPAADEHAERDKHVEPGGAAADSSSAESLRGLTLPADSAAGQVARGGEPVSSADFTVDPRTAPYVPAELHGYGAFAAAPFGSGGRVLGSLTVYRKRGREPFSAGTVEMLVAFAAQAGVVLALAEGANARHRVALYEERERIARELHDVIVQRLYGAGMQLDRVRRNMRKRFAQADGARLSDAIDQLDQTIEEIRGTVRALRSPEPRHDTGTPTDLAESARGEVRIAGELLGYPPTLELSGEFADIPAERADHIRAALREALSNVVRHSGASETRVTLTRDSGGVKLRVRDNGSGVPQGVATRGLRHLAERADAAGGKFFLNSSPSLGTLVAFDLPLD comes from the coding sequence ATGGACCCGACACTTGCCGCGCGGGCACTGTCCGCGGCCACCGAGATCACGAGCACCGCCCTGTCCGGCGACGACCCGGGCGCGGTGCTGGACACGGTCGTGGCCCGAGCCGCCGAACTGGCCGACGCCGACCTGGGCCTCGCGATGGTGAGCACCGAGGACGGCCAGGTGGTGGTCGAGGCAGCCCACTACGCCACCGGCGAGCCGGCCGCCGACGAGCACGCCGAGCGCGACAAGCACGTCGAGCCTGGCGGGGCGGCAGCCGACAGCAGTTCGGCCGAGTCCTTACGCGGCCTCACCCTTCCCGCCGACTCCGCGGCCGGGCAGGTGGCCCGGGGTGGCGAGCCCGTCTCCAGTGCGGACTTCACCGTCGACCCGCGGACTGCGCCCTACGTGCCCGCCGAACTTCACGGCTATGGTGCCTTCGCCGCCGCGCCTTTCGGTTCGGGAGGGCGGGTTCTTGGGTCGCTCACCGTCTACCGGAAGCGGGGGCGTGAGCCCTTCTCCGCCGGGACCGTCGAGATGCTCGTTGCCTTCGCCGCTCAAGCCGGCGTTGTCCTCGCGCTCGCCGAAGGCGCCAACGCCCGTCACCGGGTCGCCCTCTACGAAGAGCGCGAACGCATCGCGCGCGAACTCCACGACGTCATCGTCCAGCGGCTCTACGGCGCAGGGATGCAGCTCGACCGCGTCCGGCGCAACATGCGCAAGCGCTTCGCCCAGGCCGACGGCGCCCGGCTTTCCGACGCCATCGACCAGCTCGACCAGACCATCGAGGAAATCCGTGGCACCGTGCGCGCGCTGCGGTCACCGGAACCTCGCCACGACACCGGTACGCCCACCGATCTCGCCGAGTCGGCTCGCGGTGAGGTGCGCATCGCCGGTGAGCTGCTCGGCTATCCGCCCACCCTGGAGCTGTCCGGGGAATTCGCCGACATCCCGGCGGAACGCGCCGACCACATCCGGGCCGCGCTGCGCGAAGCGCTGTCCAATGTGGTCAGACACTCCGGCGCGAGCGAAACCCGCGTGACACTGACCAGGGACTCCGGCGGGGTGAAACTCCGCGTTCGCGACAACGGTTCCGGCGTGCCCCAAGGCGTCGCCACCCGCGGTCTGCGCCATCTCGCCGAACGCGCGGACGCCGCCGGCGGGAAGTTCTTCCTGAACTCCTCGCCCAGCCTCGGCACGCTCGTGGCCTTCGATCTTCCGCTCGACTGA
- a CDS encoding class F sortase has product MRHPRLWPAVTAVAAALGVVLAVALVLVLSPKAPQEIAPPSPAATDPVGSSSRTHTAATTADGLPAAKPASLTIPAIGVRADGITDLGLAPDGALEVPGDATTVGWFTGAPSPGETGPAVLAAHVDYKHVPGAFSRLKELRPGEQAKVGRADGRTAVFTVYRVERYPKAAFPTDEVYGDTPDPELRLITCGGAFDRASGNYLDNVVAYARLTGVEA; this is encoded by the coding sequence TTGAGGCACCCGCGCCTGTGGCCCGCGGTCACGGCGGTCGCCGCCGCGCTCGGCGTGGTACTGGCCGTGGCTCTCGTCCTCGTCCTGTCACCGAAGGCGCCGCAGGAGATCGCCCCGCCGAGCCCGGCCGCCACGGACCCGGTGGGCAGCTCGAGCCGCACGCACACCGCGGCAACGACCGCCGACGGCCTCCCCGCGGCGAAACCGGCGTCCCTGACCATCCCGGCGATCGGCGTGCGGGCCGACGGGATCACGGACCTCGGGCTGGCACCGGACGGCGCACTGGAAGTCCCGGGCGACGCGACGACGGTCGGCTGGTTCACCGGCGCGCCGTCGCCCGGGGAGACCGGCCCGGCCGTGCTGGCCGCGCACGTCGACTACAAGCACGTGCCGGGCGCCTTCTCACGCCTGAAGGAACTTCGTCCCGGCGAGCAGGCCAAGGTCGGGCGCGCGGACGGCCGGACCGCCGTGTTCACCGTCTACCGCGTCGAGCGCTACCCGAAGGCCGCGTTCCCGACCGACGAGGTCTACGGCGACACACCGGACCCCGAACTGCGGCTCATCACCTGCGGCGGCGCGTTCGACCGGGCGAGCGGCAACTACCTCGACAACGTCGTCGCCTACGCGCGGCTCACCGGCGTCGAAGCCTGA
- a CDS encoding S41 family peptidase → MGSLARAAQVEEVIRRVEAHYVFPDVAAKLAKVLRARLDEGAYADLDDPEFATVVTADLQSVNDDRHLRLRHHVDPVAEDGDADHVSDDFRQAAALENFGVASARRLPGNVGYVDTTLLYPLDLAAPAFSAAMTLVAPADALLIDVRHNRGGAPEASAFLQSYLVDEPTHYLDIYERDGDRVTQMWTLPYVPGPKFGGTKPIWVLTGPATFSGGEDLAFSLQRQGRAKTVGEATRGGAHPREQYKVDTYLDVTVSIARAYDPKTGENWEGAGVPPDVPVAADKAFDTAYELALRHVLELGDQGPRRVVADEARKALDRL, encoded by the coding sequence ATGGGGTCACTGGCGCGTGCCGCGCAGGTCGAAGAGGTCATCCGCCGGGTGGAAGCCCACTACGTCTTCCCGGACGTCGCCGCGAAGCTCGCGAAGGTGCTTCGCGCGCGCCTCGACGAAGGCGCGTACGCAGACCTCGACGACCCGGAATTCGCGACGGTCGTCACAGCGGACCTCCAGTCCGTGAACGACGACCGGCACCTGCGCCTGCGCCACCACGTCGACCCGGTGGCCGAGGACGGTGACGCCGACCACGTCTCGGACGACTTCCGGCAGGCCGCCGCGCTGGAGAACTTCGGGGTCGCGTCGGCGCGGCGGCTCCCGGGCAACGTCGGCTACGTCGACACGACCCTGCTCTACCCCCTCGACCTCGCGGCGCCGGCGTTCTCGGCGGCGATGACGCTGGTCGCGCCGGCCGACGCGCTGCTGATCGACGTCCGGCACAACCGCGGCGGCGCCCCGGAGGCCAGCGCGTTCCTGCAGAGCTACCTCGTCGACGAGCCGACGCACTACCTCGACATCTACGAGCGCGACGGCGACCGCGTCACCCAGATGTGGACGCTGCCGTACGTCCCGGGCCCGAAGTTCGGCGGCACGAAGCCGATCTGGGTGCTCACCGGCCCGGCGACGTTCTCCGGCGGCGAGGACCTCGCCTTCTCCCTGCAACGGCAGGGGCGCGCGAAGACGGTGGGCGAGGCGACGCGCGGCGGCGCCCACCCGCGTGAACAGTACAAAGTGGACACCTACCTGGACGTGACGGTGTCGATCGCCCGGGCGTACGACCCGAAGACGGGGGAGAACTGGGAGGGCGCCGGCGTGCCGCCGGACGTCCCGGTCGCGGCGGACAAGGCGTTCGACACGGCGTATGAGCTGGCCCTGCGGCACGTCCTCGAGCTGGGCGACCAGGGCCCGCGGCGGGTCGTGGCGGACGAGGCGCGGAAGGCACTCGATCGGCTGTAG
- a CDS encoding excalibur calcium-binding domain-containing protein, which produces MSLFRRALTTAAAVTGLALLGPVPFASAQLATPLTGDVDCKNFQYQEEAQDVLDATPGDPYNLDGDNNGIACESLPHRPKQPSTTTSTVKQPAPKTSTKKPATGNQVKVKPVGGVATGGGEPDGEVPGFLVLSGTLLAATVSGGMVLYLRRRPS; this is translated from the coding sequence TTGTCCCTGTTTCGCCGTGCCCTGACGACGGCCGCCGCCGTCACCGGGCTCGCTCTCCTCGGCCCCGTTCCCTTCGCCTCCGCGCAGCTCGCGACGCCCCTGACCGGTGACGTGGACTGCAAGAACTTCCAGTACCAGGAGGAAGCCCAGGACGTCCTCGACGCCACGCCGGGCGATCCTTACAACCTGGACGGCGACAACAACGGAATCGCCTGCGAATCGCTCCCGCACCGGCCGAAACAGCCAAGCACTACGACGTCGACGGTGAAACAGCCCGCGCCGAAGACGAGCACCAAGAAGCCCGCCACCGGCAACCAGGTGAAGGTCAAGCCGGTCGGCGGCGTCGCGACCGGCGGTGGTGAGCCGGACGGCGAAGTCCCCGGTTTCCTGGTGCTGAGCGGCACCCTGCTCGCCGCGACGGTGTCCGGCGGCATGGTGCTCTACCTGCGCCGGCGCCCGAGTTGA
- a CDS encoding response regulator: MPIQVLLVDDHELVRRGLRDLLGDEPDIEVVAEASSVEEALAVAMHVEPEVAVVDVRLGDGDGITLCRELRSKPNPPACLMLTAFDDEEAMVGAIMAGAAGYLLKQVRGQDVVNAVREVAAGRSLLDPVSTARVLDKMRHPPTDELATLTERERDVLELIGQGLSNREIAERLFLAEKTVKNYVTSVLAKLGMQRRTQAAAWIARREK, translated from the coding sequence ATGCCGATCCAGGTACTGCTCGTCGACGACCACGAACTGGTCCGCCGCGGGCTCCGCGACCTCCTCGGCGACGAGCCCGACATCGAGGTCGTCGCCGAGGCGAGCAGCGTCGAAGAGGCACTGGCGGTGGCGATGCACGTCGAGCCGGAGGTCGCGGTGGTCGACGTCCGCCTCGGCGACGGCGACGGCATCACGCTGTGCCGCGAGCTGCGGTCGAAGCCGAACCCGCCGGCCTGCCTGATGCTCACGGCGTTCGACGACGAAGAAGCGATGGTCGGCGCGATCATGGCCGGGGCCGCGGGCTATCTGCTGAAGCAGGTGCGGGGGCAGGACGTCGTCAACGCGGTCCGCGAGGTGGCGGCCGGGCGGTCGCTGCTGGACCCGGTGAGCACGGCGCGGGTGCTGGACAAGATGCGGCACCCGCCGACGGACGAGCTGGCGACGCTCACCGAGCGCGAGCGCGACGTGCTGGAGCTGATCGGCCAGGGCCTGTCGAACCGCGAAATCGCCGAGCGGTTGTTCCTCGCGGAGAAGACGGTCAAGAACTACGTCACGTCGGTGCTGGCGAAGCTCGGCATGCAACGCCGCACGCAGGCGGCCGCGTGGATCGCCCGTCGCGAGAAGTAA
- the cydB gene encoding cytochrome d ubiquinol oxidase subunit II, producing MTLAIVWFVAIAFFWLGYLFLEGFDFGVGMLLPVLAKNNTERRVMVNTIGPVWDGNEVWLIVAGGAMFAAFPAWYAGLFSAAYLPLLVVLLALIGRGVAFEYRGKVDSERWRRNWDRVIVLGSWVPPLGVGLILATTVLGLPLDAEGNRVGSAFAAVRWDTLLGAVAIAAFSIAHGAAFLALKTSGDLRERAKNFAVKALPVAMVPMVAFLSVVQWRAGTLWTLLSFGISALAAVIAWLRLRAGRDGQAFAALGVVIAGAAVVMFGSLFPNVLPSTLDAANTLTIEGAASSPYTLTVMTWVAVFGAPAVLIYQGWTYWVFRKRIGTQHIPAVHAP from the coding sequence ATGACCCTCGCCATCGTCTGGTTCGTCGCCATTGCCTTCTTCTGGCTCGGCTACCTCTTCCTCGAGGGCTTCGACTTCGGCGTCGGCATGCTGCTGCCCGTGCTCGCCAAGAACAACACCGAGCGGCGCGTCATGGTCAACACCATCGGGCCTGTCTGGGACGGCAACGAAGTCTGGCTCATCGTCGCCGGCGGGGCCATGTTCGCCGCCTTTCCCGCCTGGTACGCCGGGCTTTTCTCGGCCGCCTACCTGCCGCTCCTGGTCGTGCTGCTCGCCCTCATCGGCCGTGGTGTCGCCTTCGAATACCGCGGGAAGGTCGACTCCGAACGCTGGCGGCGCAACTGGGACCGCGTCATCGTGCTCGGCTCGTGGGTTCCGCCGCTGGGCGTCGGCCTCATCCTCGCCACCACCGTCCTGGGCCTGCCCCTCGACGCCGAGGGCAACCGCGTCGGGTCCGCGTTCGCCGCCGTCCGCTGGGACACGCTGCTCGGCGCGGTCGCCATCGCCGCCTTCTCGATCGCCCACGGTGCTGCCTTCCTCGCCCTCAAGACCAGCGGTGACCTGCGGGAACGAGCCAAGAACTTCGCCGTGAAGGCGCTGCCGGTCGCCATGGTGCCGATGGTTGCCTTCCTCTCGGTCGTCCAGTGGCGCGCCGGCACGTTGTGGACGCTGCTCTCGTTTGGGATCAGTGCTCTCGCCGCCGTCATCGCCTGGCTGCGGCTGCGCGCCGGCCGTGACGGGCAGGCCTTCGCCGCGCTCGGCGTCGTCATCGCCGGGGCCGCGGTCGTCATGTTCGGCTCGCTCTTCCCGAACGTCCTGCCGTCGACCCTCGACGCGGCCAACACGCTGACCATCGAAGGCGCCGCGTCCAGCCCGTACACGCTGACCGTCATGACCTGGGTCGCCGTCTTCGGTGCCCCGGCCGTGCTGATCTACCAGGGCTGGACGTACTGGGTGTTCCGCAAGCGCATCGGCACCCAGCACATCCCGGCGGTCCACGCACCATGA
- a CDS encoding cytochrome ubiquinol oxidase subunit I: MEVLELARWQFGITTVYHFLMVPLTIGLSILVAAMQTMWVRTGELRHLKMTKFWGKLLLVNFAMGVVTGIVQEFQFGMNWSAYSRFVGDVFGAPLAMEGLVAFFVESTFLGLWIFGWDRLPKKVHLACAWAFSLATMASAYFILAANSWMQHPVGVTFENGKPTMNSIWAVLTNNTALAAIPHTLAGAFSVAAAFLVGVAGWHLWRRGDHLDVWRSSLRLGGWVGVAAFAVLAITGDAQGKLMFEQQPMKMASAEALCHTEKPASFSIIAIGDVSGANCEDVKTFNVPALLSFLAHNDFTTEVKGVENLVAEYQAKYGTNYPDDPALGSLAGKPIDYVPNLPVTYWGFRMMIGFGAISAGIGVLALWLTRRGRTPTGRWFPWLVLGGIATPFLGNSAGWIFTEMGRQPFVVVPNPTGVDGVWMFTAQAVSRLTTGEVWTSLIALTTVYAALGVVEVYLMRKYIRGGVDAVMPPAKPKDSDKPGEDTLAFAY, from the coding sequence GTGGAGGTCCTTGAGCTAGCGCGGTGGCAGTTCGGCATCACCACCGTCTACCACTTCCTGATGGTCCCGCTGACCATCGGGCTGTCGATCCTGGTCGCGGCGATGCAGACCATGTGGGTCCGCACCGGCGAGCTGCGGCACCTGAAGATGACGAAGTTCTGGGGCAAGCTGCTGCTGGTCAACTTCGCGATGGGCGTGGTGACCGGCATCGTGCAGGAGTTCCAGTTCGGGATGAACTGGAGCGCGTACTCCCGCTTCGTCGGCGACGTCTTCGGCGCGCCGCTGGCGATGGAGGGGCTCGTCGCGTTCTTCGTCGAATCGACGTTCCTCGGCCTGTGGATCTTCGGCTGGGACCGGCTGCCGAAGAAGGTGCACCTGGCGTGCGCCTGGGCGTTTTCGCTGGCCACGATGGCGTCGGCGTACTTCATCCTGGCCGCGAACTCGTGGATGCAGCACCCGGTGGGCGTGACGTTCGAGAACGGCAAGCCGACCATGAACTCGATCTGGGCGGTGCTGACGAACAACACGGCGCTCGCCGCGATCCCGCACACCTTGGCCGGCGCGTTCTCGGTGGCGGCGGCGTTCCTGGTGGGCGTCGCGGGCTGGCACCTGTGGCGGCGCGGCGACCATCTTGACGTGTGGCGCTCGTCGCTGCGCCTCGGCGGCTGGGTCGGCGTGGCCGCGTTCGCGGTCCTCGCGATCACGGGCGACGCCCAGGGCAAGCTGATGTTCGAGCAGCAGCCGATGAAGATGGCATCGGCGGAAGCGCTGTGCCACACGGAAAAACCGGCCAGCTTCTCGATCATCGCGATCGGCGACGTCTCGGGCGCGAACTGCGAGGACGTGAAGACGTTCAACGTGCCCGCGCTGCTTAGTTTCCTGGCGCACAACGACTTCACGACCGAGGTCAAGGGCGTGGAGAACCTGGTTGCCGAGTACCAGGCCAAGTACGGCACGAACTACCCGGACGACCCGGCCCTGGGTTCACTGGCGGGCAAACCGATCGACTACGTGCCGAACCTCCCGGTGACGTACTGGGGCTTCCGCATGATGATCGGCTTCGGCGCGATCTCGGCGGGCATCGGAGTACTGGCCCTCTGGCTGACCCGCCGCGGCCGAACCCCCACCGGCCGCTGGTTCCCCTGGCTGGTCCTGGGCGGCATCGCAACGCCGTTCCTCGGCAACAGCGCGGGCTGGATCTTCACCGAGATGGGCCGCCAGCCGTTCGTGGTGGTCCCCAACCCCACCGGCGTGGACGGCGTGTGGATGTTCACCGCCCAGGCGGTGTCGAGGCTGACCACCGGTGAGGTGTGGACGTCGTTGATCGCGCTGACCACGGTGTACGCGGCCCTCGGGGTGGTGGAGGTGTACCTGATGCGCAAGTACATCCGCGGCGGCGTCGACGCGGTGATGCCGCCGGCGAAGCCGAAGGACTCGGACAAACCGGGCGAGGACACCCTCGCCTTCGCGTACTGA
- the cydD gene encoding thiol reductant ABC exporter subunit CydD, producing MSKLPGRAPLLASESTVDSARPGKGPLGALPALVPAVRRALALVGLLSFVHAAALVAQAFLLADVLAAIVGAGSGGRTAQLAALLALVATRALTGWAVRTVSARAAATAQRELRAQAVDHALRLGPEWIARRGHGELTALTTRGLDALDAYFREYLPALVTAAVVPLGAGAAILFADWPSGVIVALTVPLLPMFAILVGKYTADRVAGATDATHRMSERLLELVRVLPVLTAFRRAAAQGETVRRLSERHRRATLKTLKVAFSSAFVLELVATLSVALVAVVIGVRLAGGNLPLAVGLGVLILAPECYQPLRAVGAAFHASEDGVEAVRRVADLLALPVPAPGTAIPAPGELRVTSLRVARRGGFAPDGESFAVRPGETVWLRAPSGGGKSTTLSALLGFVPAHDGTITVGSTNLADADLARWREQVAWVPQSPVFAGGTVREEAGSDAALAELGLAGLEDRPVAQLSQGQRQRVAVARALHRVRTGAWLLLLDEPTAHLDEASARLVLDAVRRAVDNGAAAVIAAHERTAAVDLPPEAVEATETSTVDTSAAPLRWRALLDGRLFGGAALGALALLAGVALTATSGWLIAKASQQPPILTLTVAVVGVRAFGLGRAGLRYVERLVTHDAAFRIAGRVRVRLWNSLVRLGPARSLRAGEGQRRLVGDVDTVRDLLPRVVSPPLVVALVAAGAVVVQTFVLPAAGATLAAAVALGLCAPWVALRAERRATSALADGRRTVAARVLVVFEAAAELLAFGTAEHHRRALSDADTRLVTQARRQAFGVGAAEALVTLVCGAAAVVSTALAAQAVAAGRLDPVLAPLLALVPLALAEVLSLLPPVAQHWDTLQRARRRLADVPEPVVPARGDNGVELRGADLGWPGGPVVLHDVDLELAPGTNAAVVGPSGAGKSTLVAALLGFLEPRRGVVAVPEAVAWAPQEPMLAATTIAENLRLARPTATEDELRAALHGAALTDVPPETLLGSGGTGLSGGQAQRVALARALLGAPSAGLVLLDEPTAHLDEATAQAVRAHLREALAGRTVVHVTHAAEEAAGADVVLEIRDGRVVSRVRVT from the coding sequence ATGAGCAAGCTTCCCGGGCGCGCACCCCTTCTCGCCTCGGAGTCCACAGTGGACTCAGCGCGGCCGGGAAAGGGCCCGCTCGGCGCGCTGCCGGCCCTCGTGCCGGCCGTGCGCCGAGCGCTGGCCCTGGTGGGCCTCCTGTCGTTCGTCCACGCCGCCGCGCTGGTGGCACAGGCATTCCTGCTCGCCGACGTCCTCGCGGCGATCGTCGGAGCAGGTTCCGGGGGACGCACCGCCCAGCTGGCCGCGCTGCTCGCGCTCGTCGCGACGCGCGCGTTGACCGGCTGGGCGGTGCGCACGGTCTCGGCCCGCGCCGCCGCGACCGCGCAACGCGAGCTGCGCGCCCAAGCCGTCGACCACGCGCTGCGCCTGGGCCCCGAGTGGATCGCCCGGCGTGGACACGGCGAGCTCACCGCCCTCACCACTCGCGGCCTCGACGCGCTCGACGCCTACTTCCGCGAATACCTGCCCGCGCTGGTGACGGCGGCCGTCGTGCCCCTCGGCGCCGGCGCGGCCATCCTGTTCGCCGACTGGCCGTCCGGCGTGATCGTCGCGCTGACCGTGCCGCTGCTGCCGATGTTCGCCATCCTCGTCGGGAAGTACACGGCCGACCGCGTCGCCGGCGCGACCGACGCGACGCACCGGATGTCGGAACGGCTCCTCGAACTGGTGCGCGTCCTGCCGGTGCTGACCGCGTTCCGCCGGGCCGCGGCGCAGGGCGAGACCGTCCGGCGGCTGTCCGAACGTCATCGCCGCGCGACGCTCAAGACGTTGAAGGTCGCCTTTTCCTCGGCGTTCGTGCTCGAACTGGTCGCGACGCTGTCGGTGGCGCTCGTCGCCGTCGTCATCGGCGTCCGGCTCGCCGGCGGCAACCTGCCGCTGGCCGTCGGGCTCGGCGTGCTGATCCTCGCGCCCGAGTGCTACCAGCCGCTGCGCGCGGTCGGCGCCGCGTTCCACGCCAGCGAGGACGGCGTCGAAGCCGTCCGGCGCGTCGCCGACCTGCTGGCTCTCCCCGTGCCGGCGCCGGGGACCGCGATCCCGGCGCCGGGCGAGCTGCGGGTGACGTCCCTGCGCGTCGCGCGCCGCGGCGGCTTCGCGCCGGACGGCGAGTCGTTCGCGGTCCGCCCCGGCGAGACGGTCTGGCTCCGCGCCCCGAGCGGCGGCGGCAAATCGACGACGCTCTCGGCGCTCCTCGGCTTCGTCCCGGCCCACGACGGCACCATCACGGTCGGCTCGACGAACCTCGCCGACGCCGACCTCGCGCGCTGGCGCGAGCAGGTCGCGTGGGTGCCGCAGTCGCCGGTGTTCGCCGGAGGCACGGTCCGCGAGGAGGCCGGCTCGGACGCGGCGCTGGCGGAACTCGGCTTGGCCGGCCTCGAGGACCGGCCGGTTGCGCAGCTGTCGCAGGGCCAGCGACAGCGCGTCGCCGTCGCCAGGGCGCTGCACCGGGTGCGCACCGGTGCCTGGCTGCTCCTGCTCGACGAACCGACCGCCCACCTCGACGAAGCGAGCGCGCGCCTGGTACTCGACGCGGTGCGGCGCGCCGTCGACAACGGCGCGGCGGCCGTCATCGCGGCCCACGAACGCACCGCGGCGGTCGACCTGCCGCCCGAGGCGGTCGAGGCCACCGAGACGTCCACTGTGGACACCTCGGCCGCGCCGCTGCGGTGGCGCGCGCTCCTCGACGGACGGCTCTTCGGCGGCGCCGCGCTGGGCGCGCTGGCGCTGCTGGCCGGCGTGGCGCTGACGGCGACGTCCGGCTGGCTCATCGCCAAGGCGTCACAGCAGCCGCCGATCCTGACGTTGACGGTCGCGGTGGTCGGCGTTCGCGCGTTCGGGCTCGGCCGCGCGGGGCTGCGGTACGTCGAACGGCTGGTCACGCACGACGCCGCGTTCCGCATCGCCGGCCGTGTCCGGGTGCGGTTGTGGAACTCGCTGGTCCGGCTCGGGCCCGCGCGGAGCCTGCGCGCGGGCGAGGGGCAGCGCCGGCTCGTCGGCGACGTCGACACCGTGCGCGACCTGCTGCCGCGGGTGGTTTCGCCGCCGCTGGTGGTGGCGCTGGTCGCGGCCGGGGCCGTCGTCGTGCAGACGTTTGTGCTGCCCGCGGCCGGCGCGACGCTCGCGGCGGCGGTCGCGCTCGGGCTGTGCGCGCCGTGGGTGGCGCTGCGCGCCGAGCGCCGGGCGACGTCGGCCCTGGCGGACGGCCGCCGCACGGTGGCCGCGCGGGTGCTGGTCGTCTTCGAGGCGGCGGCCGAGCTGCTCGCGTTCGGGACGGCGGAACACCACCGCCGCGCCCTCTCGGACGCGGACACGCGCCTGGTGACGCAAGCCCGCAGGCAGGCGTTCGGCGTGGGCGCGGCCGAAGCGCTGGTGACGCTGGTCTGCGGAGCGGCCGCGGTGGTCAGCACGGCGTTGGCAGCCCAGGCCGTCGCGGCCGGTCGGCTCGACCCGGTGCTGGCGCCGCTGCTGGCCTTGGTACCGCTCGCGCTGGCGGAAGTTCTCTCGCTGCTGCCACCGGTGGCGCAGCACTGGGACACGCTGCAGCGCGCTCGCCGCCGTCTCGCCGACGTGCCGGAGCCCGTTGTGCCGGCTCGGGGTGACAACGGCGTCGAGCTGCGGGGCGCGGACCTGGGCTGGCCGGGCGGACCGGTCGTGCTCCACGACGTCGACCTCGAGCTGGCACCGGGCACGAACGCGGCGGTGGTCGGCCCGAGCGGCGCCGGCAAGTCGACGCTCGTCGCGGCGCTGCTCGGGTTCCTCGAGCCGCGGCGCGGCGTGGTGGCCGTGCCGGAAGCGGTGGCGTGGGCCCCGCAGGAGCCGATGCTCGCGGCGACGACGATCGCCGAGAACCTGCGCCTGGCCCGCCCGACCGCGACGGAGGACGAGCTGCGCGCGGCTCTGCACGGCGCAGCACTGACCGACGTCCCACCGGAGACCCTGCTCGGCAGCGGCGGCACCGGGCTCTCCGGCGGCCAGGCCCAGCGGGTGGCGCTGGCGCGGGCGCTGCTGGGCGCACCGTCGGCCGGGCTGGTGCTGCTCGACGAGCCGACGGCACACCTGGACGAGGCGACGGCCCAGGCCGTGCGCGCGCACCTGCGGGAGGCGCTGGCGGGCCGGACGGTGGTGCACGTGACGCACGCCGCCGAGGAAGCAGCGGGAGCCGACGTGGTTCTCGAGATCCGCGACGGCCGGGTCGTGAGCCGGGTACGGGTGACGTGA